The following proteins are encoded in a genomic region of Dokdonia donghaensis DSW-1:
- the trpC gene encoding indole-3-glycerol phosphate synthase TrpC, translating into MTILDKITADKIKEVALRKSLIPVSQLEQSVLFERATISLAKAVSSGSGIIAEYKRRSPSKSVINNSLSVQDVASGYEQAGVSGMSVLTDGKYFGGSLDDLLLARAAAQFPLLRKEFIVDEYQILEAKAYGADAILLIAATLSRKQIEQFSTFAKSLNLDVLCESHNEEELQKSIMPSVDMLGINNRNLKTFEVSLETSKELIKQIPDEFVKVSESGISSVEAIKELKPHGFQGFLIGENFMKTDNPGESAATFIKQLD; encoded by the coding sequence ATGACCATACTAGATAAAATTACAGCAGATAAAATCAAGGAAGTAGCGTTGAGAAAAAGTCTTATCCCCGTGAGCCAGCTAGAGCAATCTGTGCTTTTTGAGAGAGCTACCATATCACTTGCAAAAGCAGTAAGCTCAGGCTCTGGGATTATCGCAGAGTATAAAAGAAGGTCTCCTAGTAAGTCTGTTATAAACAACAGCCTGAGCGTGCAAGATGTCGCAAGCGGTTATGAGCAGGCGGGCGTGAGCGGGATGTCTGTACTTACAGATGGAAAATATTTTGGCGGCTCGCTGGACGACTTATTACTTGCTAGAGCAGCAGCACAGTTTCCGCTATTACGTAAGGAGTTTATAGTAGATGAATACCAGATTCTTGAAGCCAAAGCCTACGGTGCAGATGCGATATTACTTATTGCAGCTACGCTTTCGCGAAAGCAAATAGAGCAGTTTTCAACCTTTGCAAAAAGTCTTAATCTCGATGTGCTTTGTGAGTCTCATAATGAGGAAGAATTACAGAAGTCTATTATGCCATCTGTAGATATGCTAGGCATCAACAACCGAAACCTAAAGACCTTTGAAGTAAGCCTAGAGACTAGCAAAGAACTCATCAAGCAAATTCCAGATGAGTTTGTAAAAGTGTCAGAAAGTGGTATCAGTTCTGTAGAGGCGATCAAGGAATTAAAGCCACACGGTTTTCAAGGTTTCCTTATAGGTGAAAATTTTATGAAAACAGATAACCCAGGTGAAAGTGCCGCTACTTTCATAAAACAACTAGATTAA
- a CDS encoding GIY-YIG nuclease family protein: MEPNQFYTYIITNKNNTVLYLGFTDNLKRRINQYKSKSSKGFSGKYNTEKLVWFEVTQYVENAIKREKQIKKWNREWKENLINDMNPKWEDLYWML, translated from the coding sequence ATGGAGCCAAACCAGTTTTACACATACATAATAACAAACAAGAACAATACTGTTTTATATCTTGGATTTACAGACAATCTAAAGAGAAGAATTAACCAATATAAATCAAAAAGTTCTAAAGGCTTTTCAGGTAAGTACAATACCGAAAAATTAGTTTGGTTTGAAGTTACTCAATATGTTGAAAACGCTATCAAAAGAGAAAAACAAATCAAAAAATGGAATCGTGAGTGGAAAGAGAATTTGATTAATGATATGAATCCTAAATGGGAAGATTTATACTGGATGTTGTGA
- a CDS encoding 30S ribosomal protein THX, translated as MGRGDKKSRRGKISRGTFGARRRKKGRKKAKEAAKMEKV; from the coding sequence ATGGGACGCGGAGACAAAAAATCAAGACGAGGCAAGATAAGTAGAGGCACCTTCGGCGCACGCCGCAGAAAGAAAGGGCGTAAAAAAGCTAAGGAAGCTGCAAAAATGGAGAAGGTTTAA
- a CDS encoding PASTA domain-containing protein, giving the protein MSFVKFLVSKAFVKQIALAIIIVIALIFITRWWLGSTTNHDERIAVPNVKGMTLDLVSQELENAELRYFIIDSANFNPDYPKYSVIDQEPNAGKFVKENRQIYLVLNPSGYQKMTIPPIVGKTRRQAEPTLKALGFKIGKITYVDWIGEDEVRDLRHKGKKVKAGDRLEKTSVIDLVLGNGKGDYRDAISNNASDDN; this is encoded by the coding sequence ATGAGTTTTGTAAAATTTCTAGTAAGCAAAGCATTTGTAAAACAAATCGCCCTTGCCATCATTATTGTAATTGCCTTAATTTTTATCACCAGATGGTGGTTAGGTAGTACCACAAATCACGATGAGCGTATCGCAGTGCCTAATGTAAAAGGGATGACACTAGACCTCGTGAGTCAAGAACTAGAAAATGCAGAGCTGCGCTACTTTATCATAGATAGTGCAAACTTTAACCCAGATTACCCTAAGTACTCTGTCATAGATCAAGAGCCAAACGCTGGTAAATTTGTAAAAGAAAACAGACAGATATACTTAGTGCTTAACCCTTCTGGTTATCAAAAAATGACCATCCCTCCTATTGTGGGAAAAACACGTCGCCAGGCAGAGCCTACACTCAAAGCCCTAGGTTTTAAAATAGGAAAAATCACCTACGTAGACTGGATAGGCGAAGACGAGGTAAGAGACCTGAGACACAAAGGAAAAAAAGTAAAAGCAGGAGATCGCTTAGAAAAAACATCTGTGATAGACCTCGTACTAGGTAATGGTAAAGGAGATTACCGAGATGCTATTTCTAATAACGCATCTGACGATAATTAA
- the trpA gene encoding tryptophan synthase subunit alpha, which translates to MNRIKEKLQEDKKLLSLYFTAGYPAIDDTVSILTQLQESGVDMVEIGLPFSDPLADGPTIQESSTAALHNGMTTEKLFSQLDGIRETIHIPLIVMGYFNPMLQYGVEKFCKRCQQIGIDGIIMPDLPLAEYEAEYKEIFEKYGLINVFLITPQTSDARIQQIDAASDGFIYMVSSASTTGATSGFGNSTEDYFKRIAAMNLNNPQIVGFGISNEETFKAATTHQKGAIIGSAFIKHITKNGANSVASFVETIR; encoded by the coding sequence ATGAATAGAATAAAAGAAAAATTACAAGAAGATAAAAAGCTACTAAGCTTATACTTCACTGCTGGATATCCAGCCATAGATGATACTGTTTCTATCTTAACGCAGCTTCAAGAAAGCGGTGTAGATATGGTGGAGATAGGATTACCATTTTCAGATCCGCTGGCAGATGGGCCTACTATCCAAGAGTCAAGTACTGCTGCACTTCACAATGGGATGACTACCGAAAAGCTGTTTAGCCAGTTAGACGGTATTCGTGAGACCATACATATCCCGCTTATTGTGATGGGATACTTTAACCCGATGCTACAATATGGGGTTGAAAAATTCTGTAAGCGTTGTCAACAAATAGGGATAGATGGTATTATTATGCCAGACTTACCACTTGCCGAATATGAAGCTGAGTATAAAGAGATTTTTGAAAAGTACGGACTTATTAATGTCTTCCTTATCACACCACAAACTAGTGACGCGCGTATACAACAGATAGATGCCGCGAGTGATGGGTTTATCTATATGGTGAGTAGTGCAAGTACGACGGGCGCTACGAGCGGTTTTGGCAACAGCACAGAAGATTACTTTAAACGTATTGCAGCTATGAATCTTAACAATCCGCAGATTGTTGGTTTTGGGATAAGTAATGAGGAAACTTTTAAGGCAGCCACTACCCATCAAAAAGGAGCCATTATAGGAAGTGCTTTTATAAAGCATATTACTAAGAATGGAGCAAACAGCGTTGCTAGCTTTGTAGAAACCATAAGATAA
- a CDS encoding D-alanine--D-alanine ligase, which produces MYVNETDLVVSFKIFTKVQKKNIAVLMGGYSSEYEISLNSGATVVASLDKEKYQVYAVHILTEGWFCVIDGERFTIDRGDFSFKDASAKKVTFDACYNTIHGTPGEDGKLQAYLELLGIPQTSCGFYESAMTFNKRDTLSVLSSYGVPMAQSVYVNKGDEIDMSFKNLLAIKVGYPCFVKPNRAGSSYGVSKVYKEGDLIAALDNAFKEDNQVLIESFLSGTEVSVGVYDFGNGAEVLPVCEIVPDGDFFSLEAKYSGKSQEIVPARLDERETADVQGLTKGIYELLGLKGICRIDFIFHEGKPHFVEVNTNPGLSKESIIPREFKAAGLLLTEVFGEAIEVAIRNNS; this is translated from the coding sequence ATGTACGTTAATGAGACAGATTTAGTTGTCTCCTTTAAAATTTTCACGAAAGTGCAGAAAAAAAATATCGCCGTTTTAATGGGTGGCTACAGTAGCGAGTATGAAATATCGCTTAACAGTGGTGCCACTGTAGTTGCTTCTTTAGATAAAGAAAAATACCAAGTATATGCCGTGCACATCCTTACCGAGGGATGGTTTTGTGTGATAGATGGCGAGCGATTTACGATAGATAGAGGTGACTTTAGCTTTAAGGACGCTTCCGCGAAAAAGGTAACCTTTGACGCCTGTTACAATACCATACACGGAACGCCGGGCGAGGACGGAAAACTACAAGCCTACTTAGAATTGCTAGGAATCCCACAGACAAGTTGTGGTTTTTATGAGAGTGCAATGACGTTTAATAAGCGTGACACACTAAGCGTATTGAGTTCATATGGTGTGCCAATGGCGCAATCTGTATACGTAAATAAGGGCGATGAGATTGATATGTCTTTTAAAAACCTGCTAGCTATAAAAGTGGGCTACCCTTGTTTTGTGAAGCCTAACCGCGCAGGTTCTAGTTATGGAGTGAGTAAGGTGTACAAAGAAGGTGATCTTATTGCGGCGCTTGATAATGCGTTTAAGGAAGATAACCAGGTTTTGATTGAGTCATTTTTAAGCGGGACAGAAGTATCTGTAGGGGTGTATGATTTTGGCAATGGGGCGGAGGTGCTTCCAGTTTGTGAGATTGTACCAGATGGAGATTTTTTTAGTCTAGAAGCAAAGTACTCTGGAAAATCACAAGAGATTGTGCCAGCAAGACTAGATGAGCGTGAGACGGCAGATGTGCAGGGACTTACAAAGGGTATTTATGAATTGCTGGGTCTTAAGGGGATTTGCCGCATAGATTTTATCTTTCACGAGGGGAAGCCACATTTTGTAGAGGTAAATACAAACCCTGGTCTCTCAAAGGAAAGCATCATACCTAGAGAGTTTAAAGCAGCAGGATTATTACTTACAGAAGTTTTTGGTGAAGCTATAGAAGTAGCAATTAGAAATAACAGTTAA
- the coaD gene encoding pantetheine-phosphate adenylyltransferase — protein MKRKAVFPGSFDPITLGHYDIIERGLTLFDEIILAIGVNSDKKYMFSLEQRKQFLEDTFKDEPRIKVMTYKGLTIDFCKEQESEFILRGLRNPGDFEFEKAIAHTNRKLSGIETVFLLTSSGKSYISSSIVRDVIRNGGDCSGLVPDVVEPCANKIWKEIQAKRK, from the coding sequence ATGAAAAGAAAGGCAGTATTTCCGGGGAGTTTTGATCCCATTACACTTGGGCATTACGATATAATAGAACGAGGTCTTACCCTCTTTGACGAGATAATACTTGCTATAGGTGTCAACTCAGATAAAAAATATATGTTTTCTCTAGAGCAGCGCAAGCAGTTTCTAGAAGATACGTTTAAAGATGAGCCACGCATTAAAGTAATGACCTATAAAGGTCTTACTATAGATTTTTGTAAGGAGCAAGAAAGCGAGTTCATTTTAAGAGGACTGCGTAATCCTGGAGATTTTGAGTTTGAAAAGGCAATCGCCCATACTAACAGAAAATTATCTGGTATCGAGACCGTATTCTTACTTACGAGTTCTGGTAAGAGCTATATATCTTCTTCCATAGTACGTGATGTAATACGTAACGGTGGTGACTGTTCTGGTCTGGTGCCAGATGTGGTAGAGCCTTGTGCAAATAAGATCTGGAAAGAGATACAAGCAAAAAGAAAATAA
- a CDS encoding RluA family pseudouridine synthase — translation MNEEQPIGPEPQDDELYEHYSFTASKGQEPLRVDKFLMNFVENATRNKIQKAAKNGSIQVNNKVVKQNYKVKAGDVVRAMFEHPPHEFLLTPEDIPLDIIYEDDDLLVVNKPAGMVVHPGHGNYSGTLINALIHHIDNLPNNSSERPGLVHRIDKDTSGLLVVAKTEHAMTHLSKQFFNKTTEREYVAIVWGNVVDDEGTIEGNIGRHPKNRLQNTVFKDDDEEQGKPAVTHYKVLERLGYVTQVACKLETGRTHQIRVHMKYIGHTLFNDERYGGNAILKGTSFTKYKQFVENCFKILPRQALHAKTLGFVHPSTGEYKRFETPVPEDMAGCIEKWRAYAVHSKEQ, via the coding sequence ATGAACGAAGAACAACCCATAGGTCCAGAACCTCAAGACGATGAGCTATATGAGCATTATAGCTTTACTGCCAGTAAAGGTCAAGAACCGCTACGAGTAGATAAGTTCTTAATGAACTTTGTAGAAAATGCTACACGTAATAAAATACAAAAGGCTGCCAAAAATGGTAGCATACAAGTAAACAACAAAGTTGTAAAACAAAATTACAAGGTAAAAGCAGGAGATGTGGTACGCGCGATGTTTGAGCACCCGCCACACGAGTTTTTACTCACTCCAGAAGATATCCCACTAGATATTATTTATGAAGATGATGATCTTCTCGTGGTAAACAAGCCTGCCGGTATGGTCGTACACCCAGGTCACGGTAACTACTCTGGCACCTTGATTAATGCACTTATACACCACATAGATAATTTACCTAATAACTCTAGCGAGCGCCCAGGACTTGTACACCGTATAGATAAAGACACCAGTGGTCTTCTAGTGGTAGCAAAGACGGAACACGCGATGACCCACCTCTCAAAGCAGTTTTTTAATAAAACGACAGAGCGTGAGTATGTGGCCATCGTATGGGGTAACGTGGTAGATGATGAGGGTACGATAGAAGGTAACATAGGCCGTCACCCTAAAAACCGCCTTCAGAACACCGTTTTTAAAGATGATGATGAGGAGCAAGGAAAACCAGCCGTTACACACTATAAAGTACTAGAGCGCCTGGGATATGTCACTCAGGTGGCTTGTAAGCTAGAGACTGGACGCACACACCAGATACGTGTGCATATGAAGTACATAGGCCACACCCTTTTTAATGATGAGCGTTACGGTGGTAATGCTATTTTAAAAGGAACCTCATTTACAAAGTACAAGCAGTTTGTAGAAAACTGTTTTAAAATATTACCACGCCAGGCACTACACGCAAAAACACTAGGTTTTGTACACCCCTCCACAGGCGAGTACAAACGTTTTGAAACTCCCGTACCAGAAGATATGGCGGGCTGTATAGAAAAGTGGCGCGCCTATGCCGTACACAGCAAAGAGCAGTAA
- a CDS encoding anthranilate synthase component II, which produces MKKILVIDNYDSFVYNLVHYLEELDCIVTVKRNDQFALEECEQYDKILLSPGPGIPEEAGLLKQVIKTYGGRRPILGVCLGQQAIGEVYGGTLINLDKVFHGVATQVTVTQPDTVLFKDLGEEIAVGRYHSWVVATEDFPPALEVTAVDENGQIMALRHRELDIRGVQFHPESVLTPEGKTMIKNWVIS; this is translated from the coding sequence ATGAAAAAGATATTAGTAATAGACAACTATGATTCCTTTGTGTACAACCTTGTGCACTACCTAGAAGAATTAGATTGCATCGTTACCGTAAAACGTAATGACCAGTTTGCGCTTGAAGAGTGCGAGCAGTATGATAAAATATTGCTTTCTCCAGGCCCTGGCATTCCAGAAGAAGCTGGACTGCTCAAGCAAGTAATAAAAACTTATGGAGGAAGAAGACCTATACTTGGCGTTTGCCTTGGGCAACAAGCCATAGGTGAAGTGTACGGAGGTACGCTTATCAATCTTGATAAGGTTTTTCACGGTGTCGCGACACAGGTCACTGTCACACAACCAGACACCGTACTCTTTAAAGACCTTGGTGAAGAAATAGCCGTAGGGCGTTACCACTCGTGGGTGGTAGCTACAGAAGATTTTCCGCCAGCATTAGAAGTTACTGCGGTAGATGAAAATGGCCAGATAATGGCACTACGTCATAGAGAACTGGACATACGTGGTGTACAGTTTCACCCAGAATCTGTACTTACTCCAGAAGGAAAAACAATGATTAAAAATTGGGTGATTAGTTAA
- the trpD gene encoding anthranilate phosphoribosyltransferase produces the protein MKAILNRLINHDQLTKAESREVLVNISEGKYNQSQIASFLTVYMMRSITVEELEGFRDALLDLCLAVDFSDYNAIDLCGTGGDGKDTFNISTLSSFVTAGAGVHVTKHGNYGVSSVSGSSNVMEYLGIKFSNDKDFLKRSMDEVGMCVLHAPLFHPAMKNVGPIRRELGVKTFFNMLGPMVNPAFPSNQLVGVFNLELARMYGYLYQKGDKNFTILHALDGYDEISLTGATKAITNETELMLTPRDFGVNAHAQQDIYGGDSVESSAQIFTNVISGKGTQAQNNVVCANAGMAIATVKGLTPLQGFEQAKESLLSGKAAQKLKQLQALSN, from the coding sequence ATGAAAGCCATACTTAATAGATTAATTAACCACGACCAACTCACAAAAGCCGAAAGCCGTGAGGTTCTCGTAAACATCTCTGAGGGTAAATACAATCAGAGTCAGATTGCTTCTTTTCTTACCGTTTATATGATGCGTAGTATAACCGTAGAGGAGCTAGAAGGTTTTAGAGATGCCTTACTAGATCTTTGTCTTGCTGTAGACTTCTCAGATTATAACGCCATAGATCTTTGTGGTACAGGTGGTGATGGTAAAGACACGTTTAATATCTCAACACTCTCTAGCTTTGTAACAGCTGGTGCTGGTGTGCACGTGACTAAGCACGGTAATTATGGGGTGAGCTCTGTAAGTGGAAGTAGTAATGTGATGGAGTATCTAGGCATAAAATTTAGTAACGATAAGGACTTCTTGAAGCGATCTATGGATGAGGTAGGGATGTGTGTACTACACGCACCACTCTTCCACCCTGCTATGAAAAACGTAGGCCCTATACGTAGAGAGTTAGGTGTAAAAACCTTTTTTAATATGCTAGGCCCTATGGTTAACCCAGCATTCCCGAGCAACCAGCTAGTGGGAGTTTTTAACCTAGAACTCGCAAGAATGTATGGATATTTATATCAAAAAGGAGATAAAAACTTTACCATACTGCACGCATTAGACGGTTATGATGAGATATCACTTACAGGAGCTACAAAGGCTATTACAAATGAGACAGAGCTTATGCTCACACCTAGAGATTTTGGTGTAAATGCACACGCTCAACAAGATATTTATGGTGGTGACTCTGTTGAGTCTTCGGCGCAAATATTTACAAATGTAATTTCTGGTAAAGGCACCCAGGCACAAAACAATGTGGTGTGTGCAAACGCTGGGATGGCTATTGCGACTGTAAAAGGTCTAACACCTTTACAAGGTTTTGAACAAGCAAAAGAGAGCTTACTCTCTGGTAAAGCCGCACAAAAACTCAAACAACTTCAAGCCCTAAGCAACTAA
- the trpB gene encoding tryptophan synthase subunit beta, with the protein MILENNTSYQADERGYYGDFGGAFIPEMLYPNVEELRSQYVQIMQESSFQEEFKQLLKDYVGRPTPLYYAKRFSEKYGTKVYLKREDLCHTGAHKVNNTIGQILMAKRLGKNRIIAETGAGQHGVATATVCALMGLECIVYMGAVDIERQAPNVARMKMLGATVRPAMSGSRTLKDATNEAIRDWINNPVDTHYIIGSVVGPHPYPDMVARFQSVISEETKKQLLEKEGKENPDYVVACVGGGSNAAGLYYHYLDEPEVGIIAVEAAGKGVNTGESAATSALGREGIIHGSKTLLMQTDDGQITEPYSISAGLDYPGVGPMHANLFRSGRGEFISVTDEDAMTAGLELSKLEGIIPAIETSHALAIFETRKFKKDDIVVINLSGRGDKDLNTFIEYFEL; encoded by the coding sequence ATGATACTAGAAAATAACACCAGTTACCAAGCAGACGAGAGAGGGTACTACGGAGATTTTGGCGGAGCATTTATTCCAGAGATGCTCTATCCTAACGTAGAAGAACTGCGCTCTCAGTATGTGCAAATTATGCAGGAGTCTTCTTTTCAAGAGGAGTTTAAACAACTCTTAAAAGATTATGTAGGTCGTCCTACACCGCTTTATTATGCAAAACGCTTTAGCGAGAAGTATGGCACAAAGGTATATCTCAAAAGGGAAGATCTCTGTCATACCGGAGCTCATAAAGTAAATAATACCATAGGCCAGATTCTTATGGCTAAGCGACTAGGTAAGAACCGCATTATCGCAGAGACTGGCGCGGGACAGCACGGTGTTGCTACAGCAACGGTGTGTGCACTTATGGGACTAGAATGTATCGTATATATGGGTGCTGTAGATATTGAGCGCCAAGCGCCTAACGTGGCTCGTATGAAAATGCTAGGAGCAACCGTACGTCCAGCAATGTCTGGAAGTAGAACCTTAAAAGATGCGACTAACGAAGCGATACGTGACTGGATTAATAACCCAGTAGACACACATTACATTATAGGTTCTGTGGTGGGACCACACCCTTATCCAGATATGGTGGCTCGTTTTCAGTCGGTGATTTCTGAGGAGACTAAGAAGCAGTTGCTAGAAAAAGAAGGGAAAGAAAATCCAGATTATGTAGTAGCCTGTGTGGGTGGTGGTAGTAATGCCGCTGGATTATATTACCATTATCTTGATGAACCAGAAGTGGGCATTATCGCTGTAGAGGCTGCTGGCAAAGGAGTAAATACTGGTGAGAGTGCTGCAACATCTGCACTGGGACGTGAGGGAATTATACACGGAAGTAAGACCTTATTAATGCAAACAGACGACGGGCAGATTACAGAGCCTTACTCTATCTCTGCGGGTCTTGACTACCCAGGAGTAGGGCCTATGCACGCAAACCTCTTCCGCTCTGGGCGTGGGGAATTTATCTCTGTGACGGATGAGGATGCGATGACGGCTGGACTAGAATTAAGTAAACTAGAAGGTATTATCCCTGCGATTGAGACAAGTCACGCTCTTGCCATTTTTGAGACTAGAAAATTCAAAAAAGATGATATCGTGGTAATCAATCTTTCGGGACGAGGTGATAAGGATTTGAATACGTTTATAGAATATTTTGAGCTATAG
- a CDS encoding uracil-DNA glycosylase family protein, translating into MSRPFKHTHPYPPFNLEKATKLIVGTLPPPRFTTGDLKPGDVDFSYGSIDGQLWPILDKIFNLGLKFENTAEAIRQRKEFLKYRNIGICDIVASSERQKVDASDIGMSNITLRDIFGYLSKHTQVDTLLFTGGNSKNGPEYFFRKACKEKQVRLKVVSDVVPRVHNFDWEGRTIKTVSLTAPSGAANRAVGSLALYKKLKAENPDFNTIDFRVLQYTPFF; encoded by the coding sequence ATGTCAAGACCTTTTAAGCACACCCATCCCTACCCGCCATTTAATCTGGAAAAAGCAACCAAGCTTATAGTAGGCACCTTACCCCCACCACGCTTTACAACGGGTGATTTAAAACCGGGTGATGTAGATTTTAGTTACGGTAGCATAGATGGGCAATTGTGGCCTATACTCGATAAGATTTTCAACCTCGGCCTCAAATTTGAAAACACGGCAGAGGCCATACGCCAGCGCAAAGAGTTCTTAAAATATAGAAACATAGGTATTTGTGATATTGTCGCCTCTTCAGAAAGACAAAAAGTAGACGCCTCAGATATCGGGATGAGCAACATCACGCTGCGCGACATCTTTGGTTATCTCTCAAAACATACACAAGTAGACACCCTACTATTTACCGGCGGAAACAGTAAAAATGGACCAGAGTATTTCTTTAGGAAAGCTTGTAAAGAAAAACAAGTGCGCCTTAAGGTTGTAAGCGATGTAGTACCTAGAGTACACAACTTTGACTGGGAAGGTCGTACTATCAAAACGGTATCACTCACAGCACCCTCAGGCGCCGCAAATAGAGCTGTAGGAAGTCTGGCGCTTTATAAAAAACTAAAGGCAGAAAATCCTGACTTTAACACCATAGATTTTAGAGTATTGCAATACACTCCTTTTTTCTAA
- the yaaA gene encoding peroxide stress protein YaaA, whose amino-acid sequence MKIVVSPAKSLNFEDKLPTTRATQPQFLEQAEKLNSKLSNTTKKEIQDLMHISEKLADLNYQRYQDFTTPFTKKNARPAVYTFDGDVYTGLDAYTIPTEKLDKLQDTLRILSGMYGILRPLDLMQAYRLEMGTKLEYYSNKNLYEFWGDTLTEALNKELKDDELFVNLASQEYFKSIKPKQLKVPVITPIFKDFKNGKLKIISFFAKKARGSMVRYIIDKDVNTIDGLKGFDYDGYAYSAEESNEDKNEFVFTR is encoded by the coding sequence ATGAAAATCGTTGTATCGCCAGCAAAGTCACTTAATTTTGAAGATAAGCTACCTACTACACGTGCTACACAGCCGCAGTTTTTAGAACAAGCAGAAAAGCTTAACAGCAAGCTTTCTAATACGACCAAGAAAGAGATTCAAGACCTAATGCACATTAGTGAGAAGCTTGCAGACTTAAACTACCAGCGATACCAAGATTTTACAACTCCATTTACAAAAAAGAACGCAAGACCAGCCGTATATACCTTTGATGGTGATGTATACACGGGGCTTGATGCTTATACCATCCCAACTGAAAAGCTGGACAAACTTCAAGACACCTTACGTATTTTAAGTGGGATGTATGGGATCTTACGACCACTAGATTTAATGCAGGCATACCGTCTTGAGATGGGTACAAAACTGGAGTACTACAGTAATAAAAATTTATACGAGTTTTGGGGAGACACCCTTACCGAAGCGCTTAATAAAGAACTTAAAGATGATGAGCTTTTTGTAAACCTTGCGAGTCAAGAGTATTTTAAATCTATAAAACCTAAGCAGCTCAAAGTACCCGTAATCACACCTATCTTTAAAGATTTTAAAAATGGGAAACTCAAGATTATTTCATTCTTTGCAAAAAAAGCCCGTGGCTCTATGGTGCGTTATATTATAGATAAGGATGTAAACACAATAGACGGTCTCAAAGGTTTTGATTACGACGGCTACGCTTACAGCGCAGAAGAGTCTAATGAAGATAAAAACGAATTTGTTTTTACAAGGTAA